The Bacteriovorax sp. Seq25_V genome includes a region encoding these proteins:
- the hpf gene encoding ribosome hibernation-promoting factor, HPF/YfiA family produces MKLQVTFRNFDHTEALDGIIRKKSAKLKKFASPNAHITWNCFVDSNDQVCEVNVSGFHGPDISAKAKSESLYKTVDMVIDKLEAQLKKRHRMMNAKVHDKRARNFDSAEAS; encoded by the coding sequence ATGAAATTACAAGTTACTTTTAGAAATTTTGATCACACAGAAGCTCTCGATGGAATAATTAGAAAAAAGAGCGCGAAGCTTAAAAAATTTGCATCACCAAATGCACATATAACATGGAATTGCTTCGTTGATAGTAATGATCAGGTTTGTGAAGTTAATGTATCTGGATTCCATGGGCCAGATATTAGTGCGAAGGCAAAGTCAGAGTCACTATATAAGACAGTTGATATGGTGATTGATAAGCTTGAGGCACAGCTTAAGAAAAGACATCGCATGATGAATGCAAAAGTCCATGATAAGCGAGCAAGAAATTTTGATTCAGCGGAGGCTTCCTAA
- a CDS encoding bacteriohemerythrin, producing MAEFNWDNSLSVGVIEMDNQHKVLIDFINKLVDQIGSGDNAVILQKFDELSGYVVKHFEEEEALMDKFEFSGVTTHKLIHKQLLERVGEFRDKIVANSLDGDELVRFLKVWLTSHIKGIDIKYGNEINQKKAA from the coding sequence ATGGCGGAATTTAATTGGGATAATTCACTTAGTGTTGGTGTAATTGAAATGGACAACCAGCATAAGGTATTGATTGATTTTATTAATAAGCTTGTTGATCAAATCGGTAGTGGTGATAATGCAGTTATATTACAAAAGTTCGATGAGCTTTCAGGATATGTCGTAAAACACTTTGAAGAAGAAGAAGCCCTTATGGATAAATTTGAGTTTAGTGGTGTAACGACACATAAACTAATTCATAAACAACTTCTTGAGCGTGTAGGAGAGTTTAGAGATAAAATTGTGGCCAATAGCCTTGATGGTGATGAACTCGTGAGATTTTTAAAGGTTTGGTTAACTTCACATATTAAGGGTATTGATATTAAGTATGGGAATGAAATAAATCAGAAAAAAGCTGCATAA
- a CDS encoding DMT family protein codes for MFGSIGLLIIANIFMTFAWYAHLKDMSAKPLWMAIVVSWAIAFFEYIFQVPANRLGISYFTLPQLKIMQEVITMTIFAIFCVLYMKVPLTKNFLYASLCLVGAVFFIFKDLKA; via the coding sequence ATGTTTGGTTCAATTGGGCTACTCATCATCGCAAATATCTTCATGACTTTCGCTTGGTATGCTCACTTAAAAGATATGAGTGCAAAACCTCTTTGGATGGCCATCGTTGTGAGCTGGGCCATTGCATTCTTTGAATATATTTTTCAAGTTCCGGCGAATCGCCTAGGGATCTCATATTTTACATTGCCACAGCTAAAGATTATGCAAGAAGTAATCACCATGACGATCTTTGCAATTTTCTGCGTCCTGTATATGAAAGTTCCTCTGACGAAGAACTTTCTTTATGCTTCTCTATGTTTGGTTGGTGCTGTTTTTTTTATCTTCAAAGACCTGAAAGCTTAA